The following proteins are co-located in the Mesorhizobium sp. M1E.F.Ca.ET.045.02.1.1 genome:
- a CDS encoding queuosine precursor transporter → MNFLTRYLPFVAAMALVVVASNILVQFPMQGQIGGLSLADLLTWGAFTYPFSFLVTDLANRRYGPAVARKVVFVGFMTAVTCSILVPPFLFRHGLIEFETAADRLVRIAAASGAAFLIAQLLDVTVFNRLRRQSWWRAPILGTLAGSIFDTVVFFGVAFSAAFALVGPNDSFALETAPLMGVLPVETMRWVSWALGDLSVKLIIAVVALIPYRLVAARWSQPALAV, encoded by the coding sequence ATGAATTTCCTGACGCGATACCTGCCTTTCGTGGCCGCCATGGCGCTTGTCGTCGTGGCGTCGAACATCCTTGTCCAGTTCCCGATGCAGGGCCAGATCGGCGGCCTGTCGCTGGCCGACCTGCTCACCTGGGGCGCCTTCACCTATCCCTTCTCCTTCCTCGTCACCGACCTTGCCAACCGCCGCTACGGGCCGGCCGTGGCGCGCAAGGTGGTGTTCGTCGGCTTCATGACGGCGGTGACCTGCTCGATCCTCGTTCCGCCCTTCCTGTTTCGCCACGGCCTGATCGAATTCGAGACCGCGGCCGACCGGCTGGTGCGGATCGCGGCCGCTTCCGGTGCCGCCTTCCTCATCGCGCAACTGCTCGACGTCACGGTCTTCAACCGGCTGCGCCGGCAGAGCTGGTGGCGCGCGCCGATCCTTGGCACCTTGGCCGGTTCTATCTTCGACACGGTCGTGTTCTTCGGCGTCGCCTTCTCTGCCGCGTTTGCCCTTGTCGGGCCGAATGACAGCTTCGCGCTGGAAACGGCGCCGCTGATGGGCGTTCTGCCTGTCGAGACCATGCGCTGGGTCTCCTGGGCGCTCGGCGATCTCTCGGTCAAGCTGATCATCGCCGTTGTCGCGCTGATCCCCTACCGGCTGGTCGCCGCCCGCTGGAGCCAGCCGGCGCTCGCGGTCTAG
- the rpmB gene encoding 50S ribosomal protein L28 — protein MSRTCELTAKAVQTGNNVSHANNKTKRRFLPNLVNVTLISEALNQNVRLRISANALRSVEHRGGLDAFLTKADAKELSQRARLLKKQIAKKLAEQPAA, from the coding sequence ATGTCCCGCACCTGCGAGCTCACTGCCAAGGCAGTCCAGACCGGCAACAATGTGAGCCATGCCAACAACAAGACCAAGCGCCGCTTCCTGCCGAATCTGGTCAACGTGACGCTGATTTCCGAAGCGCTGAACCAGAACGTGCGCCTGCGCATTTCGGCCAACGCGCTGCGTTCGGTCGAGCATCGCGGCGGTCTCGACGCGTTCCTGACCAAGGCCGACGCCAAGGAGCTGTCGCAGCGCGCCCGTCTCCTGAAGAAGCAGATCGCCAAGAAGCTGGCCGAACAGCCGGCCGCTTAA
- a CDS encoding DUF3108 domain-containing protein, which yields MLRPSRAIVALFALTVPTTSFAAASPQAFKGEYTVSFLGLSIARATFSSRYEGDAYAIDGTVSAAGLGRLFDDTKGTISSKGTISGQQMQPRAFRADYTSGKKASVVDIRFANGGVASTEVIPPPKKRDPKSWVPVGDGDLKSVLDPMAATVIHADSLDKVCGRTVKFYDGEMRANLSLTYASKGSISVPGYKGDTVTCRMGFEPVAGYRKGRKALEFLKNKSRMMVTFAPLGQSGVYAPIRATVGTQIGPLTISARRFEAVE from the coding sequence ATGCTTCGACCATCCCGCGCAATTGTCGCGCTGTTCGCCCTCACCGTCCCGACGACGAGTTTCGCCGCGGCCTCGCCGCAGGCCTTCAAGGGTGAATATACGGTATCGTTCCTCGGCCTTTCGATCGCCAGGGCGACGTTTTCGAGCCGCTACGAGGGCGACGCCTATGCGATCGACGGCACGGTCTCGGCCGCAGGCCTCGGCAGGCTGTTCGACGACACCAAGGGCACGATCTCGTCGAAAGGCACGATTTCCGGCCAGCAGATGCAGCCGAGGGCCTTCAGGGCGGACTATACCTCCGGCAAGAAGGCGTCTGTCGTCGACATCCGCTTCGCCAATGGCGGTGTCGCCTCGACCGAAGTCATTCCGCCGCCGAAGAAGCGCGATCCCAAGAGCTGGGTGCCGGTCGGCGACGGCGACCTGAAGTCGGTGCTCGATCCGATGGCGGCGACCGTCATCCATGCCGACAGCCTGGACAAGGTCTGCGGGCGGACCGTCAAATTCTATGACGGCGAAATGCGCGCCAACCTGTCGCTGACCTATGCCTCGAAAGGCTCGATCTCGGTGCCCGGCTACAAGGGCGACACCGTCACCTGCAGGATGGGCTTCGAGCCCGTGGCGGGCTATCGCAAGGGCCGCAAGGCGCTGGAGTTCCTCAAGAACAAGAGCCGCATGATGGTGACGTTTGCACCGCTCGGCCAATCCGGCGTATATGCGCCGATCCGCGCCACGGTCGGGACCCAGATCGGTCCGCTGACCATCAGCGCGAGACGGTTCGAAGCAGTCGAATAG
- a CDS encoding EamA family transporter, whose translation MGRATLIGFSAVAMWALLALLTDASGQVPPFLLSAITFAIGTCVGLVARLVMPAPDKRRKIPPQVWLIGIAGLFGYHFFYFTALRNAPAVEASLIAYLWPLFIVLGSALMPGERLAWNHVVGALLGLAGTFLIVTKGGGLAFDARYAFGYAMAGVCALVWSSYSLLSRRFPSVPTSIVTWFCAATSALSLVCHLLLEKTVLPEGPGQWLAVVGLGLMPVGAAFYAWDIGVKRGNIQVLGAASYAAPLLSTLVLIAAGVAEPSLRILAACVLITGGAALAAKSFLLRKPATGGAGA comes from the coding sequence ATGGGGCGCGCGACACTGATCGGTTTTTCGGCGGTAGCCATGTGGGCGCTGCTCGCGCTGCTCACCGACGCCTCCGGGCAGGTGCCGCCGTTCCTTTTGTCCGCCATCACCTTCGCCATCGGCACTTGTGTCGGGCTTGTTGCAAGGCTGGTGATGCCAGCTCCCGACAAGCGCCGGAAAATACCGCCGCAAGTGTGGCTGATCGGGATTGCCGGCCTGTTCGGCTACCACTTCTTCTACTTCACGGCGCTGCGCAATGCGCCTGCCGTCGAGGCGAGCCTGATCGCTTATCTGTGGCCGCTCTTCATCGTGCTCGGCTCGGCGCTGATGCCGGGCGAAAGGTTGGCCTGGAACCATGTCGTCGGCGCGCTGCTGGGGCTTGCCGGTACCTTCCTGATCGTCACCAAGGGCGGCGGACTAGCCTTCGACGCACGCTACGCCTTCGGCTATGCGATGGCGGGCGTCTGCGCGCTTGTCTGGTCGTCCTATTCGCTCCTGTCGCGGCGGTTCCCGTCGGTGCCGACCTCGATCGTCACATGGTTCTGTGCCGCCACGTCGGCGCTTTCGCTCGTCTGCCATCTGTTGCTCGAAAAAACCGTGCTGCCCGAGGGTCCAGGGCAGTGGCTGGCGGTCGTCGGGCTCGGTCTGATGCCGGTGGGAGCCGCCTTTTATGCCTGGGATATCGGCGTCAAGCGCGGCAACATCCAGGTGCTGGGGGCGGCAAGCTACGCCGCGCCGCTCTTGTCGACGCTGGTGCTGATTGCGGCAGGTGTCGCCGAGCCGTCGCTGCGCATCCTCGCGGCCTGCGTGCTCATCACCGGCGGAGCGGCGCTTGCCGCCAAGTCCTTCTTGCTGCGCAAGCCGGCGACCGGCGGAGCTGGCGCATGA
- a CDS encoding lysoplasmalogenase encodes MMPFAGGIDANPNATLLFSIAAAAIYALALELTRLARSAAKTLAVALLAALAVMQGGPLLLVAALALSAAGDAFLSRDGEKAFLGGLASFLVAHVAYIALFLEVGGGIGLLAAEPWRGAVALAMAVFVVLMLAALWRRVGPSLRIPIAVYVAAILAMGISALTTFYAWVIAGAVLFMASDGLLAAERFLLAAISPHRVWMRYAVWVLYYAAQLAITLGFLLS; translated from the coding sequence ATGATGCCGTTTGCGGGCGGCATCGACGCCAACCCGAACGCGACGCTTTTGTTCTCGATCGCCGCGGCTGCGATCTATGCCCTTGCGCTCGAACTGACGCGCCTTGCCCGTTCCGCCGCGAAGACGCTGGCCGTCGCCTTGCTGGCGGCGCTCGCCGTCATGCAGGGCGGTCCGCTGCTGCTCGTCGCGGCGCTGGCGCTCAGCGCCGCCGGCGACGCGTTCCTGTCGCGCGACGGCGAAAAGGCCTTCCTTGGCGGGTTGGCGAGCTTCCTCGTCGCGCATGTCGCCTATATCGCCCTGTTCCTGGAGGTGGGTGGCGGGATCGGGCTGCTCGCCGCCGAACCGTGGCGCGGCGCGGTCGCGCTGGCGATGGCTGTGTTCGTTGTCCTGATGCTCGCCGCGCTGTGGCGTCGCGTCGGCCCATCCCTGCGTATCCCGATCGCCGTCTATGTCGCCGCGATCCTCGCCATGGGCATCTCGGCGCTCACCACCTTCTACGCTTGGGTCATCGCCGGCGCGGTGCTGTTCATGGCCTCGGACGGGCTGCTGGCGGCGGAGCGCTTCCTGCTTGCCGCGATCTCGCCGCATCGCGTCTGGATGCGCTACGCGGTCTGGGTGCTGTACTACGCGGCGCAGTTGGCAATCACCCTCGGTTTCTTGCTGAGTTAA
- a CDS encoding cupin domain-containing protein, whose protein sequence is MTSAAEIIATLGLQPHPEGGWYAETFRDGSGGSRGHSTAIYFLLEQGQLSAWHRVKDAAEVWHFYAGAPLALAMHEEGSGAVIEQVLGAALAAGERPQIVVPAGWWQSARSLGEWTLVGCTVAPGFDFAAFELAEPGWQPKTA, encoded by the coding sequence ATGACCAGCGCCGCTGAAATCATCGCAACGCTGGGTCTCCAGCCGCATCCCGAAGGCGGCTGGTATGCCGAGACTTTTCGCGATGGCTCGGGAGGCAGCCGGGGCCATTCGACCGCGATTTATTTCCTTTTGGAGCAGGGCCAGCTTTCGGCCTGGCACCGGGTGAAGGACGCGGCGGAGGTCTGGCACTTCTACGCCGGCGCGCCCTTGGCGCTCGCCATGCACGAGGAAGGCTCCGGCGCCGTCATCGAACAGGTGCTGGGCGCAGCACTTGCCGCGGGCGAGCGGCCGCAGATCGTCGTGCCGGCCGGCTGGTGGCAGTCGGCGCGCAGCCTCGGCGAATGGACGCTGGTCGGCTGCACGGTGGCGCCGGGCTTCGATTTCGCCGCCTTCGAGCTGGCCGAGCCGGGCTGGCAGCCGAAAACCGCTTAA
- the gloB gene encoding hydroxyacylglutathione hydrolase, with amino-acid sequence MPVEIEQFMCRTDNFGVLVHDPESGQTAIIDAPEEAPILAAIKRTGWTPTMILTTHHHGDHVEANLALKERFKLTIVGPEAEKAKIPGIDETVKQGSVIRLGEERIDVIETPGHTAGHVSYHLPASKTAFTADTLFALGCGRIFECKPPVMYESLKKLAALPAETVIYCGHEYTLANARFALTVDPTNSALKERAARIEALRAGNKPTLPTTIGEELSTNPFLRWHDPAIRKHLGMQRASDVEVFAEIRKRKDNF; translated from the coding sequence ATGCCGGTCGAAATCGAACAGTTCATGTGCCGCACCGATAATTTCGGCGTGCTGGTGCACGACCCCGAAAGCGGCCAGACGGCGATCATCGACGCTCCGGAAGAAGCCCCGATCCTGGCAGCGATCAAGCGCACTGGCTGGACGCCGACGATGATCCTGACCACGCATCATCATGGCGACCATGTCGAGGCCAATCTGGCCCTGAAGGAGCGCTTCAAGCTCACCATCGTCGGACCGGAGGCGGAAAAGGCCAAGATCCCCGGCATCGACGAGACCGTCAAGCAAGGCTCCGTCATCCGCCTTGGCGAGGAAAGGATCGATGTCATCGAAACCCCCGGCCACACCGCCGGCCATGTCTCCTACCACCTGCCGGCCTCGAAAACGGCCTTCACCGCCGACACGCTGTTCGCGTTGGGCTGTGGCCGGATCTTCGAGTGCAAGCCGCCCGTGATGTACGAATCGCTGAAGAAGCTTGCCGCTCTTCCGGCCGAGACGGTGATCTATTGCGGTCACGAATACACCTTGGCCAACGCCCGCTTCGCGCTGACCGTCGACCCCACGAATTCGGCCTTGAAGGAGCGCGCCGCCAGGATCGAGGCGCTGCGCGCCGGAAACAAACCGACCCTGCCGACGACGATCGGCGAGGAACTGTCGACCAATCCGTTCCTGCGCTGGCACGATCCGGCGATCCGCAAGCATCTCGGCATGCAGCGGGCGAGCGACGTCGAGGTGTTCGCCGAGATCCGCAAACGCAAGGACAATTTCTGA
- a CDS encoding methyltransferase domain-containing protein — MHSDIVDLRSFYSTTLGRLAERAITMALSSIWATVPNERLVGLGYTLPWLERFGTDAERVFAFMPATQGAVVWPATGPTATALVFDEELPLVDSCIDRMLLVHSLEHVENPRETLNEIWRVLSPAGRVVIVVPNRRGVWARFEHTPFGNGRPFSRGQLTELLREANFTPAAWSDALFFPPSPRRFMMRFHNVLERAGRRFWPIFSGVIVVEAQKRLYQGVPVAQRASRRVFVPVFSPQGATTLGRRAADPVPPRRVTRS, encoded by the coding sequence ATGCATTCGGATATCGTCGACCTCCGCTCCTTCTATTCGACCACGCTTGGCCGCCTGGCCGAGCGCGCGATCACCATGGCGTTGTCGTCGATATGGGCGACCGTTCCGAACGAACGCCTGGTCGGCCTGGGCTACACGCTGCCCTGGCTGGAGCGGTTCGGCACCGATGCCGAGCGCGTCTTCGCCTTCATGCCGGCGACGCAAGGGGCTGTGGTCTGGCCGGCGACCGGACCGACGGCGACCGCGCTCGTCTTCGACGAAGAGCTGCCGCTGGTCGATTCCTGCATCGACCGCATGCTGCTCGTCCACTCGCTGGAACACGTCGAGAATCCGCGCGAGACGCTGAACGAGATTTGGCGCGTGCTGTCGCCCGCGGGCAGAGTCGTCATCGTCGTGCCCAATCGGCGCGGCGTCTGGGCGCGCTTCGAGCACACGCCCTTCGGCAACGGCCGGCCGTTCTCGCGCGGCCAGCTCACCGAATTGCTGCGCGAGGCGAATTTCACGCCCGCCGCATGGTCCGACGCGCTGTTCTTCCCGCCGTCGCCGCGGCGCTTCATGATGCGGTTCCACAATGTGCTGGAGCGCGCCGGCCGGCGATTCTGGCCGATCTTTTCCGGCGTCATCGTCGTCGAAGCGCAGAAGCGGCTCTACCAGGGCGTCCCTGTCGCGCAACGCGCCTCGCGTCGCGTTTTCGTCCCGGTCTTCTCGCCGCAGGGCGCGACGACGCTCGGGCGCCGGGCTGCCGATCCGGTGCCGCCGAGGCGAGTGACGCGTTCGTGA
- a CDS encoding ABC transporter ATP-binding protein/permease has protein sequence MDYQTDDKQGTGLAAFSVETSSLSDQVATIRQALKTSPVRRQLLWVSIGIVGVVVATSIGQVLLNRWNQPFFDALARRDLPGFLHQLMVFAGIASSLLVLNVGQTWLNQTIRLRLREALTLDLIDEWMRPARAFRLTHAGAISVNPDQRMQQDAGHLSDLSTDLGVGLLQSFILLVSFIGVLWELSSGFVFHVGGHSLAIPGYMVWAAILYAGIASWLSWLVGRPLIRFNSDRYTREAELRSSVVRVNENVDAIALAHGEADARRQLELDLGTVLGAMRRIYSAQINLSWVTDAYGWITVVAPILVAAPVYFAGDISFGGLMMAVGAFNQVNSSLRWFINNIGAIADWRATLMRVADFRIALGETDILHAKESCIELGENANGTLTFDKLEVASPDGCTRLAETAVEIKAGERVMITGDPRAGKTLFFRAIAGLWPWGCGRIGMPAGETPFFVPRTPYFPLGTLRDVLNHAEGVNVDDAEISAVLGEVGLERLSSQLDRSARWEHELADDEQRLLAFARLALRKPKWVIIDEALDTFDGATLRRVLAMLQARLPDAAILNIGRGLHNIQFFPRALTIIKDSGGSALKPARLRAGAIEPPPVAAHRKK, from the coding sequence ATGGACTACCAAACGGATGACAAGCAGGGCACCGGACTGGCCGCGTTCTCGGTCGAGACCAGCAGCCTCTCCGACCAGGTGGCGACGATCAGGCAGGCGCTGAAGACGTCGCCGGTGCGCAGGCAACTCCTGTGGGTCTCGATCGGCATTGTCGGCGTCGTCGTCGCGACCTCGATCGGGCAGGTCCTGCTCAACCGCTGGAACCAGCCTTTCTTCGACGCCCTGGCGCGGCGCGACCTGCCGGGTTTCCTGCACCAGCTGATGGTCTTTGCCGGAATTGCCAGCAGCCTGCTGGTGCTCAATGTCGGCCAGACCTGGCTCAACCAGACGATCCGGCTGAGGCTGCGCGAAGCGCTGACGCTGGACCTGATCGATGAATGGATGCGGCCGGCGCGCGCCTTCCGGCTCACCCATGCGGGCGCCATCAGCGTCAATCCCGACCAGCGCATGCAGCAGGACGCCGGGCATCTCTCCGACCTTTCGACCGATCTCGGGGTCGGCCTGCTGCAATCCTTTATCCTGCTTGTGTCCTTCATCGGCGTGCTGTGGGAACTTTCCTCCGGCTTCGTCTTCCATGTCGGCGGCCATTCGCTGGCGATACCCGGCTACATGGTCTGGGCGGCGATCCTCTATGCCGGCATCGCCTCCTGGCTGAGCTGGCTGGTGGGCAGGCCGCTGATCCGCTTCAACAGCGATCGCTACACGCGCGAGGCGGAGCTGCGCTCCTCCGTGGTTCGCGTCAACGAGAATGTCGACGCCATCGCGCTCGCCCATGGCGAGGCGGATGCCAGGCGGCAGCTCGAGCTCGATCTCGGCACCGTGCTCGGCGCCATGCGGCGCATCTACAGCGCCCAGATCAACCTGTCCTGGGTCACCGATGCCTATGGCTGGATCACCGTGGTGGCGCCGATCCTTGTCGCGGCGCCGGTCTATTTCGCGGGCGACATCAGCTTCGGCGGATTGATGATGGCGGTCGGCGCCTTCAACCAGGTGAATTCCTCGCTGCGCTGGTTCATCAACAACATCGGCGCCATCGCCGACTGGCGGGCAACGCTGATGCGCGTCGCCGACTTCCGCATCGCGCTTGGCGAAACCGATATCCTGCATGCCAAGGAAAGCTGTATCGAGTTGGGCGAGAACGCGAATGGCACGCTGACATTCGACAAACTCGAAGTCGCGTCGCCCGACGGCTGCACCAGGCTTGCCGAAACGGCCGTCGAGATAAAGGCCGGAGAGCGCGTCATGATCACCGGCGATCCGCGCGCCGGCAAGACGCTGTTCTTCCGCGCCATCGCCGGCCTCTGGCCTTGGGGATGCGGCCGCATCGGCATGCCGGCCGGGGAGACGCCGTTCTTCGTGCCGCGCACGCCCTATTTCCCGCTCGGCACGCTGCGCGATGTGCTCAACCATGCCGAAGGCGTCAACGTCGACGATGCCGAGATATCGGCGGTGCTCGGCGAAGTCGGCCTGGAGCGCCTGTCGTCCCAGCTCGACCGTTCGGCGCGCTGGGAGCATGAACTGGCCGACGACGAACAGCGGCTGCTCGCCTTTGCCCGGCTCGCGCTGAGGAAGCCGAAATGGGTGATCATCGACGAAGCGCTGGATACGTTCGACGGCGCCACGTTACGACGCGTGCTGGCGATGCTGCAGGCCCGGCTGCCGGATGCCGCCATCCTCAATATCGGGCGCGGTCTGCACAACATCCAGTTCTTCCCGCGGGCGCTCACTATCATCAAGGACAGCGGCGGATCGGCGCTGAAGCCGGCCCGCCTGCGCGCCGGGGCGATCGAACCTCCACCAGTTGCCGCCCATCGCAAAAAATAG
- a CDS encoding DUF1194 domain-containing protein, with protein MPKLLSLLACLACAEAAPMPAIDDGAPVDVELVLAVDISQSMDEGEFALQRAGYVEALRHPDFINAVRSGQSGRVALAYFEWAGVVRDDGVIAWQIIDGADSANAFADKIAGRPFRSFRGTSISGALGFGAGLLEKNGFSAPRRVIDISGDGPNNAGLPVAVTRDAALAKGMIINGLPILISPSPSVSHLDRYYADCVTGGPGSFVLPIYAASEFSTAIRRKLIQEVSGIGDARRIRVDAEAPTDCLLGERLRRRFSDPYFPELDR; from the coding sequence ATGCCGAAGCTGCTCAGCCTGCTTGCCTGCCTTGCCTGCGCCGAGGCTGCGCCAATGCCCGCGATTGACGACGGCGCCCCGGTCGATGTCGAGCTCGTGCTGGCTGTCGATATCTCGCAATCGATGGACGAAGGCGAGTTCGCCTTGCAGCGCGCCGGCTATGTCGAGGCGCTGCGCCATCCCGACTTCATCAACGCGGTGCGTTCGGGGCAAAGCGGTCGCGTCGCGCTCGCCTATTTCGAATGGGCGGGCGTCGTACGCGACGACGGCGTGATCGCCTGGCAGATCATTGACGGCGCAGACAGCGCCAACGCCTTTGCCGACAAGATCGCGGGCCGGCCGTTCCGGAGCTTTCGCGGCACCTCAATCTCGGGTGCTCTCGGCTTCGGCGCCGGGCTTTTGGAGAAAAACGGCTTTTCGGCGCCGCGCCGGGTCATCGACATATCGGGGGACGGGCCCAACAATGCCGGGCTGCCCGTCGCTGTGACTCGCGATGCCGCTTTAGCCAAGGGCATGATCATTAACGGCCTGCCGATCCTGATCAGTCCTTCGCCGAGCGTCAGCCATCTCGATCGCTACTACGCCGATTGCGTCACCGGCGGGCCCGGCTCGTTCGTGCTGCCGATCTATGCGGCGTCCGAATTCTCGACCGCGATCCGCCGCAAGCTGATCCAGGAGGTGAGCGGCATCGGTGATGCCAGAAGGATTCGCGTCGATGCGGAGGCGCCGACCGACTGCCTGCTTGGCGAGCGCCTGCGGCGACGGTTTTCCGATCCGTATTTCCCGGAACTGGACCGCTGA
- a CDS encoding glycosyltransferase family A protein, protein MPTASDTAPLITVITPTHNRRSQVVRAVESVLAQTFTRFEHIVVDDGSTDGTAQALAEIRDPRLVYVGAKWRGANAARNAGIERARAPIVTFLDSDDVYLPDRLDRTLPHFDRNPSLEVLISSFISVKGNRSTKCINRQALLDKSTLQRALVSQTIFIAGSAITARHDSLLAIGGFDSDITRMQDRELLLRFANRGGALLSEDIDWKKYNSENSISGRRDGYVEAYANLIGKHPYIADRYPDVPPYMIARQIIADILKGRLPQAFSGYLANRSSKALGYSPTELVRGYVVGRRWRRDCYDEFRAKYGARAA, encoded by the coding sequence ATGCCGACCGCTTCCGACACAGCCCCGCTGATCACCGTGATCACGCCGACCCATAACCGGCGCAGCCAGGTCGTGCGTGCCGTGGAAAGCGTTCTTGCCCAGACATTTACCCGCTTCGAGCACATTGTCGTCGATGACGGCTCGACCGACGGGACTGCCCAGGCCCTGGCCGAAATTCGCGATCCCAGACTGGTCTACGTCGGCGCGAAATGGCGAGGCGCCAATGCGGCGCGCAACGCGGGCATCGAGCGCGCGCGGGCGCCGATCGTCACCTTCCTCGATTCGGACGATGTCTACCTGCCGGATCGCCTTGACCGGACGCTGCCGCACTTCGACAGGAACCCTTCGCTCGAAGTGCTGATCAGTTCCTTCATCTCGGTGAAGGGCAACCGCAGCACCAAATGCATCAATCGCCAGGCCTTGCTCGACAAAAGCACGCTGCAGCGCGCCCTGGTCTCGCAGACGATCTTCATTGCCGGCTCGGCGATCACCGCCCGGCACGACTCGCTGCTTGCGATCGGCGGTTTTGACAGCGACATCACGCGCATGCAGGACCGCGAGCTGCTGCTGCGTTTTGCCAACCGCGGCGGCGCCTTGCTGTCGGAGGATATCGACTGGAAGAAGTACAATTCGGAAAATTCGATTTCCGGCCGCCGCGACGGTTATGTCGAGGCTTATGCCAACCTGATCGGCAAACACCCTTACATCGCCGACCGCTATCCCGACGTGCCGCCCTATATGATCGCGCGGCAGATCATCGCCGACATCCTCAAAGGCAGGCTGCCACAGGCCTTTTCCGGCTATCTCGCCAACCGGTCGTCCAAGGCGCTCGGCTACTCGCCGACCGAACTGGTACGTGGCTATGTCGTCGGCCGGCGCTGGCGCCGCGATTGCTATGACGAGTTCCGCGCCAAATATGGCGCCCGAGCGGCCTGA
- a CDS encoding glycosyltransferase family 2 protein, with translation MVDKRPTYSIVVEMENAQFIDWDEMGVGLTALAREIAVVSSTGFARPKVVISHAGQNADTSSLQSRIEAEAPQLTQVAEVTFTACPSGRYYELKNHGVRLAEGKIVVFMDSDTVPQQGWLSALLAPFHDAEPICVNGHTYLSYDDFFSRTFALIWFFPMAQGDERFASKRAINANNVAFRRDWIASHPFPAHNGFKVSCTLLMHQLWREGHRIVNVDARAYHYSPRGWRFFCWRALVTGRDADRKFVALHAPNRSQRIAKSFSRWGTMSWRTTRRVISHASQTGMPPWQIPFSLAVGLAFYTLAFFGQFSLAARLVRDEIETVPDFVGHS, from the coding sequence ATGGTCGACAAACGTCCAACCTATTCAATTGTCGTAGAGATGGAAAATGCCCAGTTCATAGACTGGGACGAGATGGGCGTCGGGCTGACCGCCTTGGCGCGCGAGATCGCTGTGGTCTCCTCAACCGGCTTCGCCAGACCGAAAGTCGTTATCTCTCATGCCGGACAAAATGCGGACACCTCATCGTTGCAAAGCCGCATCGAGGCAGAAGCGCCGCAGCTGACACAGGTAGCCGAAGTGACCTTCACGGCCTGCCCCAGCGGCCGGTACTACGAACTCAAGAACCATGGCGTGCGTTTGGCTGAAGGAAAAATCGTCGTCTTCATGGATTCCGACACGGTTCCCCAGCAGGGTTGGCTCTCAGCCCTGCTGGCGCCCTTTCACGATGCCGAACCCATCTGCGTGAACGGCCATACCTACCTTTCGTACGACGATTTCTTTTCGCGGACCTTCGCCTTGATCTGGTTCTTCCCGATGGCCCAGGGGGACGAAAGGTTTGCTTCGAAACGTGCGATCAATGCCAACAACGTTGCCTTTCGACGCGACTGGATTGCCAGCCATCCGTTCCCGGCACACAACGGCTTCAAGGTGTCCTGCACGCTGCTGATGCATCAGCTTTGGCGCGAGGGTCATAGAATCGTCAATGTCGATGCGCGCGCCTATCACTACTCGCCGCGGGGCTGGCGGTTCTTTTGTTGGCGCGCGCTGGTGACCGGCAGGGACGCCGACCGGAAATTCGTCGCGCTTCATGCCCCCAACCGCAGCCAGCGGATCGCGAAGTCGTTCAGCCGATGGGGGACCATGTCGTGGCGCACGACACGACGCGTGATAAGTCATGCGTCGCAGACGGGCATGCCGCCTTGGCAGATTCCGTTTTCGCTGGCGGTAGGGCTGGCCTTTTATACCTTGGCATTTTTCGGCCAATTCAGCCTGGCAGCCCGCCTCGTTCGCGACGAGATCGAAACCGTGCCTGACTTCGTCGGGCACAGTTGA
- the metW gene encoding methionine biosynthesis protein MetW: MSVNRAQRVDLDVVSNLIPPNSRVLDVGSGDGVLLELLQETKQVDGRGMELSQRGVNECVARGLSVIQGDADKDLGFYPDKGFDFVVLSQTLQATRNPKLVLDELLRIGNRAIVSFPNFGHWRVRFSLLIKGRMPVTKDLPYSWYDTPNIHFCTIRDFVNLCEELGATVEKATALDANGQKIGLSMPWWFWNFFGQQAVFLLRR; encoded by the coding sequence ATGAGCGTCAACCGCGCCCAGCGCGTCGATCTCGACGTCGTCAGCAATCTCATTCCGCCGAATTCGCGCGTCCTCGATGTCGGCTCGGGCGACGGCGTGCTTCTGGAGCTGTTGCAGGAGACCAAGCAGGTCGACGGCCGCGGCATGGAACTGTCGCAGCGCGGCGTCAATGAATGCGTGGCGCGCGGCCTCAGCGTCATCCAGGGCGATGCCGACAAGGATCTCGGATTCTACCCCGACAAGGGCTTCGATTTCGTCGTGCTGTCGCAGACCCTGCAGGCGACCCGCAATCCAAAGCTGGTGCTCGACGAGCTGCTCCGGATCGGCAACCGCGCCATCGTCTCCTTCCCCAATTTCGGCCACTGGCGGGTGCGCTTCTCGCTGCTGATCAAGGGCCGGATGCCGGTCACCAAGGACCTGCCCTATTCCTGGTACGACACGCCGAACATCCACTTCTGCACCATCCGCGACTTCGTCAATCTGTGCGAGGAGCTTGGCGCTACCGTCGAGAAGGCGACCGCGCTCGACGCCAACGGCCAGAAGATCGGTCTGTCGATGCCCTGGTGGTTCTGGAACTTCTTCGGCCAGCAAGCGGTGTTTTTGTTGAGGCGATAG